Proteins encoded by one window of Myxococcus guangdongensis:
- a CDS encoding response regulator — protein sequence MAAALPPLPLSSESEDPVPSEVGSRRRGGRSRARVLLVDSDALAQAALAAALMDAGFEALLVGDVRGALEALASDGPLPRMVIAEVELPDGDGFCLCGQLRADVRTARVPVLLLARHEEEFHRDLAAGVGADDYLARPVDVEDVVALARLKSERATGESTFESHTSRLPLTKVTRALLSGVRSGRVVLAGGEGWFSFRQGLVVDAMFHGVRGSLAFRRMLGFAHGDYAVALGPELHKGSFTMDRAYLCESVLPALSRFEALRTRGLPLASRLTVDFARLVRELATLPEDVGVLVRLFDGRRTVRAVLLECDFPEVVTYEAATRLFALGVLVPACLLEERERGMGSGDVPGFFEPLPSVEPGATLPEPDADRREV from the coding sequence ATGGCTGCCGCGCTTCCGCCTCTCCCCCTGTCGAGCGAGTCCGAGGACCCCGTGCCCTCGGAGGTCGGCTCGCGCCGTCGTGGGGGGCGGAGCCGGGCGCGGGTGCTGCTGGTGGACTCGGACGCGCTCGCGCAGGCGGCGCTGGCGGCGGCCCTGATGGATGCGGGCTTCGAGGCGCTGCTGGTGGGTGACGTGCGAGGCGCGCTGGAGGCGTTGGCCTCCGACGGGCCGTTGCCGCGGATGGTCATCGCCGAGGTGGAGCTGCCGGATGGTGATGGCTTCTGCCTGTGCGGACAGCTCCGCGCGGACGTGCGCACGGCGCGCGTGCCGGTGTTGCTGCTGGCCCGGCACGAGGAGGAGTTCCATCGAGACCTGGCCGCGGGAGTGGGCGCGGACGACTACCTGGCGCGGCCGGTGGACGTGGAGGACGTGGTGGCGCTGGCGCGGCTCAAGTCGGAGCGGGCCACGGGCGAGTCCACCTTCGAGTCGCATACCTCGCGGCTGCCCCTGACGAAGGTGACGCGGGCGCTGCTGTCGGGCGTGCGCTCCGGGCGGGTGGTGCTGGCGGGGGGAGAGGGCTGGTTCTCGTTCCGGCAGGGGTTGGTGGTGGACGCGATGTTCCACGGCGTGCGCGGCAGCCTCGCGTTCCGGAGGATGTTGGGCTTCGCCCACGGCGACTACGCGGTGGCGCTGGGGCCGGAGCTGCACAAGGGCTCGTTCACCATGGACCGGGCCTATCTGTGCGAGTCGGTGCTGCCAGCGCTCTCGCGCTTCGAGGCGCTCAGGACGCGCGGGCTGCCGCTGGCGTCGCGGCTCACGGTGGACTTCGCCAGGCTCGTGCGGGAGCTGGCCACGCTGCCCGAGGACGTGGGCGTGCTGGTGCGGCTGTTCGATGGGCGACGCACGGTGCGCGCCGTGCTGCTCGAGTGCGACTTCCCGGAGGTGGTGACGTACGAGGCGGCCACGCGGCTGTTCGCGCTGGGCGTGCTCGTCCCCGCCTGCCTGTTGGAGGAGCGCGAGCGCGGGATGGGCTCGGGCGACGTGCCCGGCTTCTTCGAGCCCCTGCCCTCGGTGGAGCCCGGGGCCACGCTGCCGGAGCCGGACGCGGACCGACGAGAGGTTTGA